A genomic segment from Lignipirellula cremea encodes:
- a CDS encoding DUF1552 domain-containing protein, which produces MKITNSITRRTLLRGVGATMCLPLLESVARSATPDKEQPPQRMIFIGHGWGVPIHDWFPETEGADYALTRCLEPMARHRSDFSVLSNLSNKRATAGHWGCTTWLTSAEVNGSGSVKNGVSVDQLAAHHLGGQTRFPSLELSCPNEGGFGQGLSLSWSLAGSPVAGETSPIGLFDRLFGAEEVSLEQRKFMLSRDHSVLDAVMADAKAMHGKISRRDREKVEEYFQSVRDIETRLGRSEDWLDIPKPPAPFERPAGKMKTSEELTVMYDLMAAAIEADLTRVISYRQPTVGLMAEAGFKVDGHQTTHCSKDSDPYRASLAKNIKEMELLARFIDKLKNIQDVNGQSAFHNSMIAYGGGIRNGHGLRNTPTLVAGHGGGGLDQGRHYVYTEDHTPLANLWLSMLRQTGIQVERFADSDGSLPGLFSV; this is translated from the coding sequence ATGAAAATTACGAACTCGATCACCCGTCGGACCCTGCTGCGCGGCGTCGGGGCAACCATGTGCCTGCCCCTGCTGGAATCGGTGGCCCGTTCGGCGACGCCTGACAAAGAGCAGCCCCCCCAGCGCATGATCTTTATCGGCCACGGCTGGGGCGTGCCGATCCATGACTGGTTCCCCGAGACCGAAGGCGCCGACTACGCCCTGACCCGCTGCCTGGAGCCGATGGCCCGCCATCGCAGCGACTTTTCCGTGTTGAGCAATCTCTCAAACAAGCGGGCGACCGCCGGCCACTGGGGCTGCACGACCTGGTTGACATCGGCCGAAGTGAACGGCTCTGGCTCGGTCAAGAACGGCGTCTCCGTCGATCAACTCGCCGCGCACCACCTGGGCGGGCAGACACGCTTTCCCTCGCTGGAACTCAGCTGCCCCAACGAAGGCGGTTTCGGCCAGGGGTTATCCCTGTCCTGGTCGCTGGCCGGCAGTCCGGTCGCCGGCGAAACCAGCCCGATCGGCCTGTTCGACCGCTTGTTCGGCGCCGAAGAAGTCTCGCTTGAGCAGCGCAAGTTCATGCTCAGCCGCGATCATTCCGTCCTCGACGCCGTGATGGCCGACGCCAAGGCGATGCACGGCAAGATTTCCCGCCGGGACCGGGAAAAGGTCGAAGAATACTTCCAGTCCGTCCGCGATATCGAAACCCGCCTGGGCCGGTCCGAAGATTGGCTGGACATCCCCAAGCCGCCGGCCCCTTTTGAGCGACCGGCCGGCAAGATGAAGACTTCAGAAGAGCTGACCGTCATGTACGACCTGATGGCGGCCGCCATCGAAGCCGACCTGACGCGCGTGATCTCCTATCGGCAACCGACGGTCGGCCTGATGGCCGAAGCCGGCTTCAAAGTCGATGGGCACCAGACAACCCACTGCAGCAAAGACAGCGATCCTTATCGCGCTTCGCTGGCCAAGAATATCAAAGAGATGGAACTGCTCGCCCGCTTCATCGACAAGCTGAAGAACATCCAGGATGTCAACGGGCAATCGGCCTTCCACAACAGCATGATCGCCTACGGCGGCGGCATCCGCAACGGTCACGGTCTGCGCAACACGCCTACGCTCGTGGCTGGCCACGGCGGAGGCGGCCTCGACCAGGGCCGGCACTATGTGTACACCGAGGATCACACCCCGCTGGCCAACCTGTGGCTCAGCATGCTGCGACAAACGGGCATCCAGGTCGAACGCTTCGCGGACAGCGACGGCTCCCTGCCGGGGCTGTTCTCCGTCTAG
- the mutM gene encoding bifunctional DNA-formamidopyrimidine glycosylase/DNA-(apurinic or apyrimidinic site) lyase has translation MPELPEVETMRRGLLPVVGAVIADVARPPCACRPITIEPELTAFRRRVVGRTIVAIDRIGKRVVVRLSSNDCIIFEPRMTGLVLIADPPGAEHLRLRVDLEGFEQPLLFWDRRGLGSVRLLSPAEYAVRLGPEKIGPDALTLTAEQLQQALGGSQREIKPALLDQKRLAGVGNLYASEVLHLAGVHPQKRCDRMTTAQWRRVHEQLLHVLEEAILYEGSTLGDGTYRNALNQSGGYQNHHRVYDREGDLCRRCGQATIERIVQTQRSTFFCPACQTKR, from the coding sequence ATGCCGGAACTACCAGAAGTCGAAACGATGCGGCGGGGACTGCTGCCGGTGGTTGGCGCCGTGATCGCCGACGTGGCTCGTCCGCCGTGTGCCTGCAGACCGATTACGATCGAACCGGAGCTGACGGCCTTTCGCCGTCGGGTGGTCGGTCGCACGATTGTCGCGATCGATCGGATCGGGAAACGGGTGGTCGTCCGTTTGAGTTCCAACGACTGTATCATTTTCGAGCCGCGGATGACGGGGCTGGTGCTGATCGCCGACCCGCCCGGCGCCGAGCATTTGCGGCTGCGGGTGGACCTGGAAGGCTTCGAGCAGCCGCTGCTGTTCTGGGACCGACGGGGGCTGGGTTCGGTGCGGCTGTTGTCGCCTGCCGAATACGCCGTGCGGCTGGGACCGGAGAAGATCGGCCCTGATGCCTTGACCCTGACGGCCGAACAGCTCCAGCAGGCGTTAGGCGGCAGCCAGCGCGAGATCAAGCCGGCGCTGCTCGATCAGAAACGTCTGGCCGGCGTTGGCAATCTATACGCTTCTGAAGTGCTGCACCTGGCGGGCGTGCACCCCCAGAAACGCTGCGACCGGATGACGACGGCCCAGTGGCGCCGGGTGCATGAGCAGCTGCTGCACGTGCTGGAAGAGGCGATCCTCTATGAAGGATCGACGCTGGGGGACGGCACCTATCGTAACGCCCTGAATCAATCGGGCGGCTACCAGAACCATCATCGCGTGTACGATCGCGAAGGCGACCTGTGTCGCCGCTGCGGCCAGGCAACGATCGAACGGATCGTGCAGACCCAGCGATCGACGTTCTTTTGCCCTGCCTGCCAGACGAAACGCTGA
- a CDS encoding alpha/beta hydrolase — protein sequence MKPTIRLVLTLAILTLSAPLTAAEPTGIYQRGSGFTPDKVVTFKRINDRSLKLDLFLPADWKASDTRPAAVFFFGGGWSKGDTRHFYAQAKYLASRGMVAICPDYRIKKIDGVQPYDCVEDAKSALRYVRKHASELGIDPERIAAGGGSAGGHLAAAAATVKAYDCPDDDLSVSPVPNALLLYNPACDISPEGAGFDRMKDYWKTISPMENLIGKVPPTLILLGEKDVVFPPKRARIYQQRMQAGDNRCELVIYPGESHGFFNLDRGSQPSDMAKNKKIFLATTAEMDRFLQSLGYVSGEPSVGAWFNQQEARDAAAQTE from the coding sequence ATGAAACCAACCATCCGCCTGGTATTAACGCTTGCCATACTGACGCTGTCCGCTCCGCTGACTGCGGCGGAGCCGACCGGCATTTATCAACGGGGAAGCGGTTTCACGCCCGACAAGGTTGTTACCTTTAAAAGGATAAACGACCGGTCGCTGAAACTGGATCTGTTTCTGCCTGCCGACTGGAAGGCGTCCGACACCCGGCCGGCGGCCGTCTTCTTTTTTGGCGGAGGCTGGTCCAAAGGGGACACGCGGCATTTCTACGCCCAGGCAAAATACCTGGCCAGTCGCGGCATGGTCGCCATTTGCCCTGACTATCGCATCAAAAAAATCGACGGGGTTCAGCCTTACGACTGCGTGGAAGACGCCAAGTCGGCCCTGCGGTACGTGCGAAAGCATGCCAGCGAACTGGGCATTGATCCGGAGCGAATTGCGGCCGGCGGAGGTTCAGCCGGCGGCCACCTGGCAGCCGCGGCGGCGACCGTCAAGGCTTATGATTGCCCCGACGACGATCTGTCCGTTTCCCCCGTTCCCAATGCCCTGCTGCTTTACAATCCGGCCTGCGACATTAGCCCCGAAGGCGCCGGCTTCGACCGGATGAAGGACTACTGGAAAACCATCTCGCCGATGGAGAACCTCATAGGCAAAGTGCCGCCGACACTCATCCTGCTGGGCGAAAAAGACGTCGTCTTCCCGCCCAAGCGAGCCCGCATTTACCAGCAGCGGATGCAGGCCGGCGACAACCGTTGTGAACTGGTCATCTACCCGGGCGAGTCGCACGGCTTCTTCAATCTCGATCGCGGTTCGCAACCTTCCGACATGGCGAAGAACAAAAAGATCTTCCTCGCCACCACCGCGGAAATGGACCGCTTTCTGCAGTCGCTCGGGTACGTCTCCGGCGAGCCATCCGTCGGCGCCTGGTTCAACCAGCAAGAAGCCCGCGACGCAGCGGCGCAAACAGAGTGA